One Triticum dicoccoides isolate Atlit2015 ecotype Zavitan chromosome 4B, WEW_v2.0, whole genome shotgun sequence genomic window carries:
- the LOC119294189 gene encoding receptor kinase-like protein Xa21: protein MEFCDWHGITCSATSPRHVVALDLESQGISGTIAPCIANLTWLARLQLSNNSFGGGVPSELGLLSRLTNLNLSMNSLEGNIPPELSACSQLQILGLWNNSLHGEIPHSLSQCKRLQEINLGNNKLQGSIPPAFGDLPELRILVLAENTLTGTIPLSLGSSRHLMYVDLGINALGGVIPESLANSSSLQVLRLMSNSLTGELPKALLNTLSLGAICLTRNNFVGSIPSVTVTSSPLKHLYLGENNLSGRIPFSLGNLSSLLHLHLTNNHLVGSIPESLGYIPTLEKLVLSANNLSGPVPPSIFNMSSLKSLAAFDNSLVGRLPFDIGYTLQNIEYLILTGNNFDGPIPASLLKAYRLRWLLLNSNRFIGSIPFFGSLPNLVRLDLACNKLEADDWGFVSSLSNCSRLYMLALDGNNLNGKLPSSIGNLSNSLDSLWLNSNQISGPIPPEIGNLKSLSTLYMDYNFFTGNIPPTIGKLYKLVELSVAHNRLSGQIPDTVGNLVQLSMLELDHNSFSGRIPASIARCTQLTILNLAHNSLDGRIPSKILTISTLSKELDLSNNYLSGRMPDEVGSLLHLKKINMSNNRLTGNIPSTLGQCVDLEYLEMQNNFFAGRIPQTFSNLVSIKHMDISGNNLSGKVPEFLKSLKSLQGLNLSFNHFDGAVPTGGVFDNIGAVSLQGNDHLCTIIPMRGMSLCMALSDSKRKQKPLVLVPVILLPIVVATAILFSCMATIYRRKRMQANPHLQHDNEHVKKLEKISFEKISYEDLLRATDRFSSENLIGSGSFGRVYKGSLQFQADQVAIKIFDLDINGADRSFIAECEALRNVRHRNLVKIITSCSSVDHTGADFKALVFPYMPNGNLEMWLHLKDPEDGEKNIMSLSQRTNIALDVAVALDYLHNQCAPPVIHCDLKPSNILLGLDMAAYVIDFGLARFLFSTANAHQDSSASLRHLKGTIGYIPPEYGMSEEISTKGDVYSFGVLLLQLITGRSPTDEKFNDGISLHEFVDRAFTKNIHEVVDPTMLQDNSNASDMMENCVVPLLRIGLSCSMTSPNERPGMGQVSTEILRIKHVASDTCMSDEAKNWQDSRKQQKFM from the exons ATGGAGTTCTGCGACTGGCACGGGATCACGTGCAGCGCGACATCCCCCCGGCATGTCGTTGCGCTGGACCTTGAATCCCAAGGCATCTCAGGCACCATAGCACCTTGTATCGCCAACCTCACTTGGCTGGCAAGGCTCCAGCTGTCCAACAATAGCTTTGGTGGCGGTGTGCCGTCCGAGCTTGGCCTCCTGAGCCGACTCACCAACCTCAACCTCAGCATGAACAGTTTGGAAGGTAACATCCCACCTGAACTCTCTGCATGTTCCCAGCTCCAAATTCTGGGCTTGTGGAACAATTCCCTCCATGGAGAGATCCCACATAGCCTTAGCCAATGCAAGCGCCTTCAAGAGATTAACCTTGGCAATAACAAGCTCCAAGGGAGCATCCCTCCTGCTTTTGGAGACCTTCCTGAGCTGCGCATACTGGTTCTCGCCGAAAATACGCTTACTGGCACCATACCGTTGTCTTTGGGCAGCAGTCGTCATCTTATGTATGTCGATCTCGGGATCAAtgctcttggaggggtcatcccggAGTCCTTGGCAAATAGTTCATCTCTGCAAGTACTTAGGCTCATGAGCAATAGTCTTACCGGAGAACTCCCAAAGGCTCTCCTCAACACTTTGTCACTAGGTGCCATTTGCCTCACAAGAAACAATTTTGTTGGTTCCATACCTTCTGTTACTGTCACCTCTTCCCCTCTTAAGCATCTCTATTTAGGGGAAAACAATCTTTCAGGAAGAATACCTTTCTCACTAGGGAACCTTTCCTCCCTACTTCATCTTCATCTCACAAACAATCATTTAGTTGGGAGCATCCCGGAGAGCTTAGGTTATATTCCAACATTAGAGAAATTGGTCTTGAGTGCAAACAACTTATCTGGACCGGTTCCACCATCTATCTTCAACATGTCATCCCTGAAAAGTCTCGCCGCATTCGACAACTCACTTGTCGGAAGATTACCCTTCGACATCGGCTACACCCTCCAAAATATTGAGTACTTAATACTCACGGGGAACAATTTTGATGGACCAATTCCAGCCTCTCTTCTCAAAGCTTACCGCCTACGCTGGCTTCTCCTTAATAGTAATAGATTTATTGGATCCATACCATTCTTCGGTTCATTGCCAAATTTGGTGCGTCTCGATTTGGCATGCAACAAGCTAGAAGCAGATGATTGGGGATTTGTCTCTTCACTATCTAACTGCTCCAGATTGTACATGCTGGCCCTGGATGGAAACAATCTTAATGGGAAATTGCCAAGTTCTATTGGAAATCTTTCAAATAGTCTTGACTCGTTGTGGCTGAATAGCAACCAAATTTCTGGACCTATACCACCGGAGATTGGCAACCTTAAGAGCCTCAGTACATTGTACATGGATTACAATTTTTTCACTGGTAATATACCACCAACAATTGGGAAATTGTACAAATTGGTCGAGCTATCCGTTGCGCATAACAGGCTTTCAGGTCAGATTCCAGATACTGTTGGCAATCTTGTCCAGCTGAGTATGCTGGAATTGGATCATAACAGCTTCAGTGGAAGAATACCTGCAAGTATAGCACGATGCACTCAACTCACCATACTCAACCTTGCTCACAACTCACTAGATGGGCGTATACCAAGTAAAATCTTGACAATCTCTACGCTTTCTAAAGAGCTGGACTTGTCAAACAACTACTTGTCTGGAAGAATGCCAGATGAAGTTGGAAGTCTCCTTCATCTGAAGAAAATCAACATGTCAAATAACAGGTTGACTGGCAACATACCATCAACTCTCGGCCAGTGTGTTGATCTGGAGTATCTTGAGATGCAAAACAACTTCTTTGCAGGAAGAATTCCACAAACATTTTCCAACTTAGTCAGCATAAAACACATGGATATTTCTGGGAACAATTTGTCTGGAAAAGTACCAGAGTTCCTCAAATCCTTGAAATCACTGCAAGGCCTGAATTTATCCTTTAACCATTTTGATGGAGCAGTTCCGACAGGTGGTGTTTTTGACAACATTGGTGCAGTTTCACTCCAAGGAAATGATCATCTGTGTACAATTATCCCGATGAGAGGTATGTCTCTTTGTATGGCTCTGTCTGACAGCAAAAGAAAGCAGAAGCCACTGGTTCTAGTCCCAGTGATTCTATTGCCAATTGTTGTTGCCACTGCAATCCTTTTCTCTTGCATGGCAACAATTTATAGGAGGAAACGGATGCAAGCAAATCCCCATTTGCAACATGACAATGAGCACGTAAAGAAGCTAGAGAAGATATCATTTGAGAAGATATCATATGAAGACTTGCTAAGGGCAACTGATAGGTTTTCTTCTGAAAACTTAATTGGTTCTGGATCATTTGGAAGGGTTTATAAGGGAAGTCTGCAGTTTCAAGCAGATCAAGTTGCCATCAAGATTTTTGACCTTGACATTAATGGGGCAGATAGGAGCTTCATAGCAGAGTGTGAAGCCCTAAGAAATGTTCGCCATCGGAATCTTGTAAAAATCATTACCTCATGCTCTTCTGTGGATCATACTGGGGCAGATTTCAAGGCCCTAGTGTTCCCATACATGCCAAATGGGAATCTAGAAATGTGGTTACATCTAAAAGATCCTGAAGATGGTGAAAAGAATATTATGAGTTTAAGCCAAAGGACTAACATAGCCTTGGATGTGGCAGTTGCTTTGGATTATCTTCACAATCAGTGTGCTCCTCCAGTTATACATTGCGACTTGAAGCCAAGCAATATTCTTTTGGGCCTTGACATGGCTGCGTACGTCATCGACTTTGGCCTAGCAAGATTCTTGTTCAGCACAGCAAATGCACATCAAGATAGTTCAGCAAGTTTAAGACACTTAAAAGGGACCATAGGATACATCCCACCAG AGTATGGAATGAGCGAAGAGATATCAACCAAGGGTGATGTCTATAGCTTCGGAGTGCTCCTATTACAACTGATAACAGGGCGTAGTCCAACTGATGAAAAATTTAACGATGGTATAAGCCTTCATGAATTTGTTGATAGAGCATTTACGAAGAATATTCATGAGGTTGTTGACCCTACAATGCTACAAGATAACAGCAATGCTTCTGACATGATGGAGAATTGCGTTGTTCCACTTCTAAGAATAGGCCTCTCTTGCTCCATGACATCACCCAACGAGCGGCCGGGCATGGGACAAGTTTCTACTGAGATACTTAGAATAAAGCATGTGGCCTCAGACACATGCATGTCTGATGAAGCAAAGAATTGGCAGGATAGTAGGAAGCAACAGAAGTTCATGTAA